DNA sequence from the Streptomyces cinnabarinus genome:
GCTCGCCGCGTTCGCCCCGGGCGGCCTGCGCCGGATCGGCCGGCGGCTCGACGGCTGGCTGCCGGTGGCGATGCCGCTGCCGCACCTCCTCGGCATGTGGGTCGTGATCTGCAAGGAAGCGGTCGAGGCCGAACGCGACCCGGCCGGCCTGCACATGGCACTGCGCGTCAACCCGGAGCTGACCGACATCAGGACCGATGCGGAACTGATGCCCCGCGCGGGCACCCTCGGTCAGTACATCGACTACGCGCGTACCGCCGCCGAGGCCGGCGTGCACGAACTGTTCATGGACTTCGGGCAGACCCCCGCCACCCTGGCCGAACGCGTCGACCTGGCAGGCCGCTTCATCGAAGGAGTACGGCGCGGCTGACGGGACACGCCCGACCATCGCGCACACCGCCCCCCGGGAACACGTGAACACATGTGTTTCCGGGGGCTTCGTCGTGTCAGGCTGCTCCGAGACCGTTCAGCAGGGTGTCGACCACGACGTC
Encoded proteins:
- a CDS encoding LLM class flavin-dependent oxidoreductase, translating into MPWKGRGAQLDETLDVLKKYWADDVFAHEGPLFTVPETVVGLKPSQRPGAPVLLAAFAPGGLRRIGRRLDGWLPVAMPLPHLLGMWVVICKEAVEAERDPAGLHMALRVNPELTDIRTDAELMPRAGTLGQYIDYARTAAEAGVHELFMDFGQTPATLAERVDLAGRFIEGVRRG